The Streptomyces sp. NBC_01244 genome contains a region encoding:
- a CDS encoding alanine/glycine:cation symporter family protein, producing MSLDSFTSSVDEAVSGFFEPIAKWLGEVVFYSVPVGGTKLPLIVAWLVVAGLVFSGWFGLVQIRKFRLAVNVVRGKYDEEGSAGEVNHFQALTAAVSGTVGLGNIAGVAVAVSIGGPGATFWMILCGLLGMATKFVEVTLGVKYREVHADGTVSGGPMHYLPKGLADRFGAKGLKLGKVLGVLASAMILFFGLFGGNLFQVNQSYAQLVSVTGGESGMMGSSAGALFFGILIAALVGVVLLGGIRSIASVTSKLVPAMAGIYIVACLVVILVNVSAVPSAISSIIEGAFNPEGVAGGVLGALIVGFKRAAFSNEAGLGSAPIAHSAVKTKHPASEGLVALLEPFIDTVVICTMTALTIVIANPASWGEARKGEGVGGVTITSDAFGTVLPWFPYILTIAVMLFAISTVLTWGYYCMKAWTHLFGRSKTSELTFKVFYTLFAVAGSLLTLQTLIDMADAVLFMLAVINIIGLYLLAPVVKRELNNFLEFVRRRDAGLDTDAAEDEDLEPVKTTV from the coding sequence ATGTCACTCGACTCATTCACCAGCTCCGTCGACGAAGCCGTCAGCGGATTCTTCGAGCCCATTGCCAAGTGGCTCGGTGAGGTCGTCTTCTATTCCGTCCCTGTCGGGGGCACCAAGCTGCCGCTCATCGTGGCCTGGCTCGTGGTCGCCGGTCTGGTCTTCTCGGGCTGGTTCGGCCTGGTGCAGATACGCAAGTTCCGCCTCGCGGTGAACGTGGTGCGCGGCAAGTACGACGAGGAGGGGTCGGCCGGTGAGGTCAACCACTTCCAGGCTCTGACCGCGGCCGTCTCCGGCACCGTGGGTCTGGGCAACATCGCCGGTGTCGCCGTCGCCGTATCCATCGGCGGTCCGGGTGCCACGTTCTGGATGATCCTCTGCGGCCTGCTGGGCATGGCCACGAAGTTCGTCGAGGTCACCCTCGGTGTGAAGTACCGCGAGGTGCACGCCGACGGCACGGTCTCCGGTGGCCCGATGCACTACCTGCCCAAGGGCCTGGCCGACCGCTTCGGAGCCAAGGGCCTGAAGCTGGGCAAGGTGCTGGGTGTCCTCGCCTCCGCGATGATCCTCTTCTTCGGCCTCTTCGGCGGCAACCTCTTCCAGGTCAACCAGTCCTACGCCCAGCTCGTCTCCGTCACCGGCGGCGAGAGCGGCATGATGGGCTCCTCGGCCGGCGCGCTGTTCTTCGGCATCCTGATCGCTGCCCTGGTCGGCGTCGTCCTCCTCGGCGGCATCCGCTCCATCGCTTCCGTGACCAGCAAGCTCGTGCCGGCGATGGCTGGCATCTACATCGTCGCCTGCCTCGTGGTCATCCTGGTCAACGTCTCCGCGGTGCCGTCCGCGATCTCCTCGATCATCGAGGGCGCCTTCAACCCCGAGGGTGTCGCCGGTGGTGTCCTCGGTGCGCTGATCGTCGGTTTCAAGCGGGCCGCGTTCTCCAACGAGGCCGGTCTCGGCTCCGCGCCGATCGCGCACTCCGCGGTCAAGACCAAGCACCCCGCCAGCGAGGGCCTGGTCGCGCTGCTGGAGCCGTTCATCGACACCGTGGTCATCTGTACGATGACCGCCCTGACGATCGTCATCGCCAACCCGGCCAGCTGGGGCGAGGCCCGCAAGGGCGAAGGCGTCGGCGGCGTGACGATCACCTCGGACGCCTTCGGCACCGTCCTGCCCTGGTTCCCGTACATCCTCACCATCGCGGTGATGCTGTTCGCCATCTCCACCGTGCTGACCTGGGGCTACTACTGCATGAAGGCGTGGACCCACCTCTTCGGCCGCAGCAAGACCAGCGAGCTGACCTTCAAGGTCTTCTACACGCTGTTCGCGGTCGCCGGTTCGCTGCTCACCCTGCAGACCCTGATCGACATGGCTGACGCGGTGCTGTTCATGCTCGCGGTCATCAACATCATCGGCCTGTACCTGCTGGCCCCCGTGGTCAAGCGGGAGCTGAACAACTTCCTCGAGTTCGTCCGCCGCCGCGACGCCGGCCTCGACACGGACG